In one Arachis duranensis cultivar V14167 chromosome 9, aradu.V14167.gnm2.J7QH, whole genome shotgun sequence genomic region, the following are encoded:
- the LOC107466649 gene encoding uncharacterized protein LOC107466649, whose translation MATRDGGMKSTSINGVKMYTIASQQPSLASWLPTKKQKSHRNVKSYTQNVQLIEDLRFTTATTKIKATPDGEYIIASGIYPPQVKVYEVRELGLKFERHLDSEIIDFQVLTDDYSKLAFLCADRSVCLHAKYGKHYSLRIPRMGRDITYDSWSCDLLCAASSPELYRINLEQGRFLSSLNTQSPALNVVSRSKLHGLVACGGEDGAVECFDMRVRSSVGRIDAVGPSGDVDQGVTALEFDGDGGFLMAVGSSAGKVLIYDLRSSHPIRIQDHMYGSPILDIKWHRTLNYEQSIYHIVIHSMYQILTAEPGEGMTSIEPTGGKINDVCTFPGSGLILLALDSSQIPSYFIPSLGPAPKWCSSIENFTEELDTGGQTTIYDHYKFLTKEELERLNLTNLIGTNLLRAYMHGYFINYALYKKAKALADPFEYEAYIEQHKREKMEAERASRITIRKKLPKINRKLAARLLKSEEAENENRDAGDDENKKSSKKKKGIIMEDLQDERFKAIFTNKEYEIKETSDEYLALHPVGGSKKQPSLLEEHFEPAESDDDQSESETDVSASSEDELSKPRVPRMYEVKNEQHAEAFWSQKSLAGEESLPMGDRVAALKDQQYSRSVPNGVKQGPGGSREITFTARSKAKYREDDEDQEKPHQKRRGVQSLGLKPPRGGGFRGRGNRGNRGNGRRGRR comes from the exons ATGGCGACCCGAGATGGCGGCATGAAGTCAACGTCGATAAACGGCGTGAAGATGTACACAATAGCTTCCCAGCAACCCTCACTCGCTTCCTGGCTCCCCACTAAGAAGCAGAAATCACATCGCAACGTCAAAA GTTACACGCAGAATGTGCAATTGATCGAGGATTTGAGGTTCACAACTGCAACCACCAAGATTAAGGCAACTCCTGATGGCGAGTATATCATAGCTTCAG GTATATATCCACCACAAGTAAAAGTATACGAGGTACGGGAGCTAGGATTGAAGTTTGAAAGGCATTTGGATTCAGAGATTATTGATTTTCAG GTTCTAACAGATGACTATTCGAAACTAGCATTTTTATGTGCTGACCGCTCTGTTTGTCTACATGCAAAATATGGAAAACATTACAGTTTGCGAATACCAAG AATGGGAAGGGATATTACATATGACAGCTGGTCTTGTGATTTGCTTTGTGCTGCCTCTTCCCCAGAATTGTACAGAATTAACTTAGAGCAG GGGCGATTTCTTTCCTCCCTCAATACACAATCCCCTGCATTGAATGTGGTTTCAAGAAG CAAGCTTCATGGACTAGTTGCCTGTGGTGGTGAAGATGGTGCTGTCGAATGCTTTGACATGCGTGTGAGATCTTCAGTTGGCAGAATTGATGCAGTCGGACCTAGTGGCGATGTTGATCAG GGGGTCACTGCATTGGAGTTTGATGGAGATGGTGGTTTCTTAATGGCTGTTGGAAGTAGTGCAGGAAAG GTTCTCATCTACGACCTTCGCTCATCCCATCCAATACGAATACAGGATCATAT GTATGGCAGTCCCATATTGGATATTAAGTGGCATCGGACTCTTAACTATGAACAATCTATTTACCATATTGTCATCCATAGCATGTATCAAATACTGACAGCTGAGCCA GGAGAAGGCATGACCAGCATTGAGCCTACAGGTGGAAAAATCAATGATGTATGTACATTTCCTGGCAGTGGTTTGATCTTGCTGGCCTTGGACAGTAGCCAAATACCATCTTACTTCATACCATCCCTTGGACCTGCTCCTAAGTGGTGTTCCTCTATAGAAAATTTCACA GAGGAGCTAGACACAGGTGGACAGACAACTATCTATGATCATTACAAATTTTTGACAAAGGAAGAGCTTGAGAGATTAAATTTGACAAACCTGATTGGGACTAATTTGCTTAGAGCCTATATGCATGGGTACTTCATTAATTATGCATTATACAAAAAG GCTAAAGCACTAGCGGATCCTTTTGAATATGAAGCTTACATTGAACAACACAAGAGAGAGAAGATGGAGGCTGAACGTGCCTCTCGAATTACG ATAAGGAAAAAATTACCCAAAATTAATCGGAAACTTGCAGCACGCCTCCTCAAAAGTGAAGAAGCTGAAAATGAGAACAGAGATGCTGGTGATGATGAAAATAAAAAGTCatccaagaaaaagaaagggattATCATGGAAGATCTTCAAGACGAGCGATTTAAAGCGATATTTACAAACAAG GAATACGAGATTAAGGAGACCTCAGATGAATATCTGGCTTTACATCCCGTAGGTGGTTCTAAGAAGCAACCTTCCTTGCTAGAAGAGCATTTTGAACCTGCTGAGTCGGATGATGATCAAAGTGAAAGTGAGACTGATGTATCAGCATCATCAGAAGATGAACTTTCGAAACCTCGGGTACCAAG AATGTATGAAGTTAAGAATGAGCAGCACGCAGAGGCGTTCTGGAGTCAGAAGTCACTTGCTGGTGAGGAATCACTTCCTATGGGGGATAGAGTGGCAGCTCTCAAAGATCAACAATATTCTCGTAGTGTACCGAATGGTGTTAAGCAGGGTCCAGGAGGATCGCGGGAAATAACTTTCACAGCGAGAAGCAAAGCCAAGTACAGAGAAGACGACGAGGATCAAGAAAAGCCACACCAGAAAAGGAGAGGAGTTCAGTCTTTGGGACTTAAGCCGCCAAGAGGAGGAGGCTTTCGCGGTAGAGGGAATAGAGGGAACCGTGGCAATGGCAGAAGAGGACGGAGATAA